ATTGATTCATTAGGAAACATAAAATAGATCTTGTGTTGTACTTCAAGTTAATTATTGTACTTCTATATAGGCTCATGCAATACAACAAATATTTCATTAATccgctctctcccttctaacatgataTCAGCCTAACCGATTCAACCCTAGCCGTCGCCCGCTGCTTCCATTGCGCGCTGCCTCAGGATGGTCAGTCTCCATGACCGTCGCCTTGGGCCGCgccgccggtcgtgttgaccgggaGTCTTTTTTCCGAGCCCTTGCTCCGGATTTTTCTCACTCCCGCCGGTCATCTTAATCGgagttttctttttggtttttcgatCTATGCTTGATTGCTTTGCATCGTCAGCCGCCGCCGTCGACTCCCGTGCGTCTATTCCGACACCATGGCGACCGGCCGGCTCcttcccgacccggcggcctcgcgcgtcaTGTGGCCTCTCACGGCCCTCGTCTGTGCGCCGGCCCGTCCGTCGATCTATGCCGACCGTCACCGCCCTTTCCGACGGGAACACCTGCATCGTCTTcaccggcggcctcgcgccatgcggcggtCAATCATAGCCGCCGCTCGCGCGTCGGCCCGTCCGTCGATCTATGTCGACCATCACCACCCTTTCCGACGGGAACACCTGCATCGTCTCCGCCgacggcctcgcgccatgcggcgacCAATCATAGCCGCCGCTCGCGCGCCGGCCCGCCAATCGATCCACGCCACCTGCCTCCGCCTCGTCTGCATGGCGGCCCTGCGGGTTGCCTCGCTGGCCTCGTCCCTGCTGCGTCGGGTCGGCTGCGCCAGGCTCTTCGGCTGCCTCGAGCTCGGGCGTCACTGCTCCGTTGGTCGCTCGAGTCTCACTGCCCGAGCGCCGGCGTTGCTTTGGCGGCTGGGTGCCGGTGCTGACGCGCTCGTTCGCACGTCCTTCATCGTCGCCGGCTTCATCTTGGACTCCGTCGCCACCCACTTCcatcgagcggcgtccccgaccttgCGCGCTATCGGATTGATCACCAGCCCGCCGCCGCGATCCGTCTCGTCTACGCCGTGAGACCGACCTAGCCCGTCGGTTGCATGTGCCTCCGCAGGTCCCATGAAGATTGTCCTCTAGTTCCGCGCGCCCCTCcgccgatcgagcaacgggctggcGCGGCGTCGCCCCGTCGGGTCGCAGCGCCGTCACCCAGTGGTTCTCCTCGCGGCTGACTCGTGCGTCGCCGCGATACGCGGTCCCAGCCGCGGCCCCGAGGCcatccccgcggttgcaccgacccgcgCTCTGCCGCTGCACCGCCACTTttgggccgtagcgccgcggcctacggtccctgccgccgccccgaggtcttcctgccatcgccccgacctgcccgcctctgttgcatcgccccttcgggccgtagcgtcgCGGCCTgcggtccactccgccgtcaccgcgcgtcgacctcccgtggtatgcgccgcgacgtctcccttggcgcgggaatgtcaccatccgcgccggtcttcgtcacgctgtcagggttcttcgcctacttcgagcaccgccgccgccggggatgttgagtatattgattcaTTATTAGGAAACataagatagactaggatttgtcctgccttgtcttgtacttcaagttagtcattgtactcctatatatatatatatccacgaggctcaagcaatacaacaaatatTCCACCaatcccctctctcccttctaacattgaTGCTTCTTTAAATCAGCAAACcaatcaagtactccctccgtcctaaaattcttgtcttatatttgtctagatacggatgtatctaataatactaaaacgtgactttgatacatccatatttagacaaatctaagacaagaattttaggacagagggagtagtaaaaagcATTCACTAGTCGGCAGTACGTAGCAGCATCTTCTCACAGTAGGCTAGATCCTTTCCGTAATTTTGACAGTCAGCACGTTCGATCTTTATCTGCAAGCGCGTCCAGCTCCAGCTTTCCGCCTACTCCTGGATGGcagggagggaggaaggaaagatcGGCAGAGGGGATAGATAGATAAGCGTCTCGCGTGATCGATGATCGATGATCGATGCCTACCGTCGTTGCCGACGCTGAGGAATAGTATTTCTTTATACCCTCTGTAGTTCTGACCGATCCACGCACAGGTGTCAACCAACGGATCAGGGTTGTATATTTTTCATGGCATCTTGAGCGGGCACGCGCGTCCCGTTCCAGCACGAAACAACCCTGCACGGCTACGGCTACGTGCGCGCGTGCATGATTGGACGTCACGGATCCACCTGCACGTCGACCGAAGCCCCGACGATCAAATCGAATCGCAGTTGCACCAAGAAAATCGGAGACGAAAAGGAAACGAACGCGCGGTCGACGGGTCAGCACGCCATCTCTTCTGCTTCCGGGGACCTCGCGCACGCTCACGCTCGTGCAGCCGGCGCGCACAGGGGTAGAAGCACGCTGGCGGCGCTGCCACTGACTGCAGCGCCGCGCGGCTCACGGGCGAGATCCGGAACAGTTGTATCCGGGGCATATTCCTTGCCCCCGCGCGTGGCTGGCTGGACAGTGGGCGCACTTTCTTTTTCTCAGCCCATGGGCCATGACCGGATCTGGATAGGCCTGGATGGTCTGTCTTCTCGTGTCGGTTTTCTGCCCCGGTCGACGCCCGGGGACGAACCAACACCGATCGAGCTCGCTGGAATCTATCTATCTATCCGCGCGCATTTCCACATCACCTGTGCCATGCCATGCCATCTGAATATCTGATGGATCCGAAGCTGTAGGCAGCTCTTCAACAGAACACGTACCCTAGCACTGCACTTGCTTATTGCTTACTTAGTCTTCTCCACCCAAGACCTACCAACCCCCAACAACACGTACGTACGCCTAACACACACGCACATAACTCATCGTCGTCGTCTCATCATCGTCCTCATCGTCGATCCGTGGATCGGCACGACACGACTCATCCTTATCCACCACGTCCCCAACGCTCAGGCTCAGCTCGCGCGCACGAACGAACACCCCGCACCGCACCCGTACCACCACGCCGCCGGTCCCGACCCAGACGTGTCGCGACGGCACGGGCCACGCGCGCGGCCCCCTTCCCGAAACGGAACGCCCGTCCGTCCGCGTCAGCCGCCCCCGTCCAAGCGGCCTGACGTAAGCCATGACAGAAGCGGCGCCGCCGATCGGGGCTCCACGTGTCCCGGTCAGCCGGTCAGCGCCCGCACCACGTGTGCCCTGCCCCGCCCGGACCACACGTGTCGCGCCCCTCGCCCCCTATAAATCCCCCCCGCCTCGCCCGGAACAAGTTTCAGgcctcctcttctccctcctccCCAGAGCAGCAGCAGAGAAGCGAAGAAGAATTCAGCAGCAGTAGAATTCAGAGCCGCGGCGAGCTGATCCATCCATCCGACGGATCGACCGGAGATGAGCGGCGGGCAGGAGCTGAATCTGCCGCCGGGCTTCCGGTTCCACCCGACGGACGAGGAGCTGGTGACGCACTACCTCTGCCGCCGCTGCGCCGGCGCGCCCATCGCCGTCCCCATCATCACCGAGATCGACCTCTACAAGTTCGACCCCTGGCAGCTCCCAAGTACGTTCTTCACCAATCCTCCACGCGCTATATGTTTTAATCTTTGGAATTACTAAGCATGTTCTCGTGATCTGTTGTGCAGAGATGGCGCTGTACGGCGAGAAGGAGTGGTACTTCTTCTCCCCGCGGGACCGCAAGTACCCCAACGGGTCCAGGCCCAACCGGGCCGCCGGGTCCGGCTACTGGAAGGCCACCGGGGCCGACAAGCCCGTGGGCACCCCCAAGCCGCTCGCCATCAAGAAGGCGCTCGTCTTCTACGCCGGCAAGGCCCCCAAGGGCGAGAagaccaactggatcatgcacgagtaccgcctcgccgacgtcgaccgctccgcccgcaagaagAACAGCCTCAGGGTAAGCACACCAGACCATCCATGCCAGCATCGATCGCAGCACTAATTCCAGTATCTTCTACTAATAAATCACCTTATTAATACTGTATTAATTAAAATGAAATCGCCGTAGATAGATTAGATCGACGGGAGATATTTTAGCGCGATATTCCCACGATATGCCAATTACGACGGCACAGTGGATTGTTGCTTTCGAGATGAATGGGCGGATAGGCGGCGCCCGTGGGTTTGGGCCGCGGGATTTCGCGGCGGATGGGCCAGGGGGGCCGCACCCCGTGCAACTTGCTCAATGATTCGCGCCGTGTGAATGCGTTCGATGCCATCACCTCCTCATCCCTTTCAGTTTGAGGGCCCATGATCCGTCCGGCCATGCGAGCCCATGCGACGGCGACGGCGCCGACGGGAACGCCGCTGTACCGGCTGAGAGCATCTCGGCAACTGGCCGACTCGAAAATGCTAAAATAACGAAGCTTTTCTAAAATGATTCGACTGGTATAGTTCGTCATGTGTGATCTGTGATCGTTTGTCTGACATGTTTGTGGTTTTGTTCCGTGCAGTTGGATGATTGGGTGCTGTGCCGCATCTACAACAAGAAGGGCGGCATGGAGAAGCCGGCGGCCGTGGACCGGAAGCCGGCGGCCATGGGCGGCTACGGGGGTGGCCCTGGGGCCATGGCGAGCTCCCCGCCGGAGCAGAAGCCCGTCATGGGGATGAAcgccaacggcggcggcggcggcgcgcagccGTTCCGGGACTTCGCGGCGTACTACGACCGGCCGTCCGACTCGATGCCGCGGCTGCACGCGGACTCGAGCTGCTCGGAGCAGGTGCTGTCGCCGGAGTTCCCGGCCGGGGAGGTGCAGAGCCAGCCCAAGATCAGCGAGTGGGAGCGCTCGTTCGCGTCCGGCGGCGACCCCGTGAACCCGGCGGCCGGCTCCATGCTCGAGCCCAACGGCGGCTTCGGCGGTGACCCGCTCCTCCAGGACATCCTCATGTACTGGGGCAAGCCGTTCTAGGCAGCGAAGAAACCGATCGGTCGGTCGAAGCGAGTACCTCCTATCCTTGGCGTTTGGGGCGATGAAACGGGCGAGCCGCCATTGTTGACCTGATGAAGGGGAGATAATTTAAGAGGATATTAGACGGGAGATAAGACAAAATCAGGTGcttgatgacgacgacggcgaagATCGGAAGGTGGCGGCGATGATACCGTGGGTCCCCGGCCTCTCACCAGCGTGACGTGACCGACGACGCCCAAGATGCTTCGAAGCGTTCGCCGCATTGCATCATCGGGCGGGCGGTCGTGCGCTAGCAAGcaagcatgtgtgtgtgtgtgtgtgtacatacATGGAAAAAACATGATTGGTTCGGTGCGGGGTTGCTGTTTCTTGATTGGTTAGTTGCAAGGGTTTATTGATAAATTGATATATAGTACCATACCAGTGCTAGCTGTAGTCCGATGGTAGTGTaagccattcatcaaatgacaccgAATAATATATTGTTCTTACCCCTCCACTTGCTGAGATGCCTAGAGAAAAATTCTTCCTCGCTGAATTAGGCGAGCTGCGGTTGGTGGTCTCGGAAGAAAAATTGGTGTGTAAACAGTGATTTTCTTGGCGTATTTACCTACTGCCAAAAAAACATGGTTCACCGACGTTAGCTAGCTGCATGCGCTCCAGCTGTGGGGGAGATAAGCTTCCGTACGGAGGAAACGTGTTTGTGGCCGCGCCTtccaggaaagaggaggggaaaacGTGACGGTAATCAGCGGCAGACTTTTAACCTTGGACGCACGTACGGCTGATGCTTTTTTTTAGCAtcaatacagacacaagcgcttatatacacgtgcatacactcacccctatgaacgcacacacgcacatcttatccctatgagcacctccgagagaccgagccggcatatcatcttaagaTTTACGAAATTAACGTAGACGTCTCGTAGTCGATGGAAACATCTCCTCCTACTGAaaacgcatcgccggaaatcctgaaataaattcagaaataatgctAGCACTAGGATTTAAACCCTGATAAGTTGGGGATATCACTGTCCATCTAACCAACTCAATCACAAATTAATTCGCCGTACGGCTGATGCTTATCGGGGAAGACCATGTGCACGTGTGTGCGGGCGGGTGGACCCCGAGAACTCACGGCGCCGTACGTGCGCCTGGACCGACTGATCTCCACGTTCACACATGGAATGGATAGATCACGTTGGAAAACCTCGTGCTTATCGCCTCCGATCCGGTCCACCACACTATTCTCAGACAGACACCCGAACAAATCTACACGAGCGCGTTTTCGTTGAAGCACGCCACAGAACTCCAGCGAAAAATAAATACAAGTTggtgtttttttctttttggaaaactttcaatctattcctcTTCAACCATGGCAACACAATGAAcaatagaaataataaaaattatatccaggtccgtggaccacctagcgacgactacaagtacCGAAtcaagccgaaggcgcgccgccgtcatcgcccctttcTCGTCGGAGCCAGGCAAaagttgttgtagtagacagtcgggaagtcatcaTGCTAAGACCCCGTAGGACCAGCAcagcagaacagcaaccgccgccgatgaaaagtactgtagatcggaaggatccaacccgAAGAAACACAAACGTAGACGAACTACGATCAGATCCGAATAAATTCATCAAAAATAGATTTGTCGGAGACACAATTTCACACGCCCACCGATGATGCCACACACCACCGAAACGGGGGTTAGGCGTGGaagaccttattccatcttcagaaagCTGCCGCCGTCTCGTTTTCTTAAACAGGACACGAACCGTAAATTTTTTTGAAGAAACATCTAAAAACAAATGCCTCCCGCCAGCAAGGGCCTGGATCCACCGCGCCGTCATGGCTCTAAGGTCACTGGAGACGAGACGAACCGGCGACGGCGCCAGCAGGAGGCGAAGTAACCCTAAGCTTTTCTGCCGAGGATGCTGCTCGCAAAAATTTCTCTCCTCGTCTCTTGCTCTAATACAAGTGCTGAATGCAGGGATTCGGTGGCTAGCATTTTATTTTAGCAGTCCAACTCACGACTGCGATGACTCCGGCTGGATCGCTGGGATATTAATTGGGGAGGGAGTCCAGGTACTCCGCACCCCGGAATGGCCagagcggcggcggccgccgccgttGTTCCGCGGAGACCACCGCCCTGAACTGATCCTGCTATGGATGGATGTGTGCACACTGCTTTATGCCGAGGACGAAACGGCTGACTGCTACGGCTGGGATGAGGTTAATCTGGCATATAAAACCAAGCGGCGGCGGCGTCGCCTTCCTCGAACTTTCGCCTTGACACCTTCGTCGTCCACTGGGCCGGGAGAATTGCTGCTCCGCTTTCTGGGGTTGAGCGGGAAAAGAAttttatgagaccaggtctcatggattagcaggtgagacccatcttGAAATCAAGGAGGAGAGATTAgacactttgtgatttgtgaatgccacgtgtcatccatcagggcgAGTCTCACCGGCTTTATATGAGAcccggtctcatataatttttttccggtTGAGCGGCAGCGGTTTGCTGTTCGTGTGCTGGTTGTGTTCACCGGTTTGAGCGGAAGGTGGCGCTAGTAGGTGGGGCGATCTGGCGATACCCACTTCGCGAATTTGCAACAACTAGACGCTTTGGGCATGTATATTAAGTTCAAGCGAGTGaccaagagcatctccaatagtcaATAGATGATTATCTTACATTATCAAATTGTGGTCGGAGTAATATAAACCATCTGGCTTTTTACATTATCAAAAAGCTCTAACTCCAACGCATAATGTAAAACAGGGCCCTAGTGCTTGATTAAGTGATGTAAAATAAGGCATTCAGATAAATAAATAAAGATGCAACATACCAAATTCATTTCAAACAAACATAGTTCATACTACAATCATTGCAACCACTACTTTATACTAAACCCGGGCAGAACAGCCCGACCCGAGCTTGGCCCGAAAAAACAAGGCTAGGCCGACCAGGCTTGGCGTTCGGGCTGGGCTTGGGCCACGTTTTGCAGCCCGGAAGATAGTTCGGGCCGCATTCGGGCTtcacattttttgtatttttggccgggctttcgggcttcgggccaggCAAGCACGGGCGTGCACTAAAAACCAGCGTACGGGCCGGGCTATGGGGCTTGATTTCAGGCCGGGCTTGGGCCATGTTTTGTAGCCCGGAAGATAGTTCGGGCCGAGCTCGGGCTTCATTTTTTCTGTATTTCGAGCCGGGCATGCACTAAAAACCAGCGTTCAGTCGGGCTTTGGTCTTCGAGCTTGATTTTGAGGCGGGCTCGGGCTTGAAAACTGTGATTATTTCAAGCTTCGGGccgggcttgagaaatgaaggtcgggcttttaatAGCCCGGCCCGACCCCACGTTTGCCCGGTTTTACTTCATACCAATTCTACTTGAACTACATCACCCTAAATATAAACTACTTGTCGGACTCGGTGTCGCTCAGGAACGAGTTCCAGAACGTGTCGGAATAGAGTCCTCCTCCTCGTCGGACTCGTTAGGGATCACCGTCGAGGGGTTAGCCTCGTCCTCCTGCTTCatatgcttcttcttcttctcgtctgCACGCTTACAGTAGAACTCCAACTCGTTCGAAACATACCGTCGATTCTCCGGCAAACCTTGCCATTGCCACTTCATCACTCTCGCCAGGAGCAATGTGGGTCACAGTCTTCTTCTTCTCGTTATTGATTGGCCGAATGCTCACATTCTTCGGCCCAACGAATTCTGCTTGCTCCAAAATTTTAATCTTCTGAAAATTCATCTCATGAATTAGCCGgctaaaatgccacatgacaatgtTGTACGCACACGCTGAGATGTCCCCGGAGTCGAAGGTGCTGAGCCAGTAGCGGCGACCGTCACATCAAAACTCAACATCAAACTTGCCGGAGGGGAGCCGCCACACCCCATGAAGGCTGCCTTGCCCTTCAACGGCTTCGACGACATGACGGCTGCGCAGGTGTGGCGTCGACGCGGTGGTGTAGACAGAGTGCGGCAGGGTACCGTGGAGGTAGTGCGGCGTCGGAATCGGGCGGTGCGGTTGTGTGGCGGTCGATTTAGTCGATTTGGGGCCGTGTGACGGTGGGGTAGGTGCAGATCCGACGGAGGGGGTGCGGCGAGTGGGTTTTGCGTGTGGGTAGAAAAAATTGTAAGTTCAGGGGTCTTTGGGTGTTCCTACGACTGGTTTGGGTTTTACTCGAGCCGCACGGGTGATGCAAATTTGCATCACCAACTGCCCTATTTTAAGACACGGAGAAAAAAGAGTAATTTTTGTCATCTACAAGGATGTCACATGAGCAAAAAAGTGATGTGACAGAGCAATTGAAGAGGAGAGTAAACTAACCATAGTGGAAGCAATTTAGCTAGTAATATAATGCACCCCAATGTAAATTTTCTTATGTAGCAAGTAATTAATGATGAGAGAGATGttcgtggtaacataatatgttactgtaacatatcaACATGGCACCCACAAGGTTCGGGTGCGGGTAATACTCACCCAGACCCGCATCCGTCCCAATATTTTTTGCCCAAACCCATATCCGTACCCGCGCCTTGGGTTTCATATTGTTCCTATACCGTACCACCCACACGTAAAAATACCCATCTTTGCCACCTTTCAATTTACATTTTACCATATATAATTTCATCATTTCAGTATGTAAAATATAACATTTTAGCATCTATATTTAGCATTTCATCCGAGGCGAGATGAGGAGATGGGTTTTGTGATGGCGTGATGGGTGAGGGAGGGGAGGATGTTGTGTGCGAGCTGTGGCTGGATTAGGCTAGGTTTTACCCTTTTAGTGAATGGCATAGGGACCTACGTGTAGGATGTATTAATATGTGGGTAGACCGTATCCGTACCCGACTTACCAGATCGATATATTTTTTCCCCATCTACAAACTCATGCGTATTTAACTTCCACAAAACACTTACCCTAATAAGGTTTTTACCCATCTGGTTCGCAGGTAGCGGGTACCCATTGCCATGTTGAGTAACATAACTAATCTgaaggcaaaatgagtctacatcTACAAATGAAGACTTACATGATACTACATATATGTTACTACACACTGTGAAggtgtaacatagactagtgtcatacatATGATATTAGTCTAAATTACTCCCCACCATGACTAGTCGGGCGTAAGCAAAATGCCTACCAATCAATGCATGAAGGAGTTTAGTTTTTAAAAAATTATACTAGGGAAGCATAGCATCAAAAGCTAAGAAACTATGCATTGGGAAGATTAGTTGCTAAGGTTTTTAATGCACTCAATGCATCTACAACCAGACTTAGCAAATTCACCCCATTAAATACCCGCGGACACGCCCAGTCAGTGTCCGGGCATGTCCATTTTGGGCCCTTATTTTTCAAGAACCCATAGTCAATATAAACCCCCCTTGTACCAACTTAAGAGGAGATGTACTTCCTCCGAGAGAACTGATACATCTTgaacgtatatacttttccaaatacgtttgctcttattttggactctaacttgcatgatttgaatgaaactaatccggactggcgttgttttcagcagaactaccttggtgttattttttgcaaaaataaaagttctcgaaattggAAAAAACCGCACGTAGATTTTTTGGTGGAATAAAAAAAAAATACTGGTGTAatctaccagagggggccaccggcAGTCCATAAGGCAGGGGTGCGTGCCCACCCCCAGGGCACGCCATGCTTCCTTGTAGGTCCCACGGGTGGCCTCCTGACCTAATTCCAAGCCTACATATATCGTCTTtccgagaaaaaatcagagagaaaggaacattgcgttttacgatatggagccgccgccaccacctccttttcTTCATGGGGGggcctgatccggagtccgttcgaggctccagagagggggatttgccgctgtcatcttcaccaaccctTCTTCATAGACAATCTCATGATGCTCACCttagggagtgagtaattcctctgTAGGCATACTGGATGGTGATGGAGATGGATGAGATTTCTTATGTAATCATTtaaatttgttagggcttgatctctagtatccactatgttctgagattgatgttgctatgactttgctatgcttagtgcttgctactggggcccgagtgccatgttttcatatctgaacctattatgttttcaggaATATATTTGAGCTGTTGATCCTTCtccaagttatatgcacctattattGTTTCGAACTGTAGACCACAAAGTGAGATTAATTAGGATACCCTTCGGAAACGActataatttgaggagttcatgtattcactatttaCTAattctttgtttcggttctctattaaaaggagcgcATTAGTTACCCTTGGTTTACATTAAGACCCAGCAgccacgggagggtgggacaaaagatgtcatgcacgttCTTATCACAAGAACGTATGATTATAtacataatacatgcctacatatgaTTGATAAGTCGGAGCTtttgtgtatcgctctaggttgtgatAGTTACATAATGAATTTCATCCAAATATCCATCACTACTCTATGCCTATGCTTTTATAATATTGTCTTTTCTCAAGTTAGTATTACTGATGTTGTTGCTACAAAATTGCTATTACTGTTATTGTTACTGTGACTACTGTTactactactatcattgctatcatATTAGTGTGCCACTAATTAATTTCTGCAAGGAAGTGACTTCTTAGGTGTACTTGAGTTGACAACTCAACTGATAAGgcttataaatattctttggctccccttatgtcgaatcaataaatttggctaAAACTtgaaatactaccctcgaagaATGTTGCGACCCCTTGTAgttatgggtcatcaagactattttttggcaccgttgccggggaacatagctctatttaTTAAGTTCACCTGGGAGTTAATTATCTGCTGCAATTTAtattcactatgaagaatctgaaagacTCTAAGACCAAGATCATGCCCTCtaagacaaggggaggtaaggaactggtaTCTAGCTATACGCTTGATTCACGTATTGTTTTAAGTCAACTTGTGACACCACTATCAGTGCCAAAACCGACCGATCTCCATATAATTGCTAAGTATGatcttcatggtgctttctgtaaaatgcttgctaagtatgattttaaccatagaattgcatctccatatcatcctcattctagtggtcaagtggaactgagcgatagagagattaaattaattttgcaaaagactgttaatagatctagaaagaattggtctaagaaacttgatgatgctttgtgggcttatagaactgcttataagaatcctatgggtatgtctccatataaaatggtttatggaaaagcatatatgttacctcttgaactagaacataaggcatattgggctattaaagacctcaattatgatttcaaacttgccggtgagaagaggttatttgatattagctcacttgatgaatggagaacccaagcctatgagaatgccaagttgtttaaagaaaaagttaaaagatgtcatgacaaaaaggatacaaaagcgtgagtttaatgtaggtgaccatgttttctatacaactctcgtttaagatttaccctattgttcatccacctgattggaatttaccctttgaaattatgtgtgatgctagtgattatgttgttggtgctgttctaggacaaagagttgataagaaactaaatgttatctattatgctagtaaaactctagacagtgcctagagaaattatgctactactgaaaaataatttttagcagttgt
The Triticum dicoccoides isolate Atlit2015 ecotype Zavitan chromosome 3A, WEW_v2.0, whole genome shotgun sequence genome window above contains:
- the LOC119269942 gene encoding NAC domain-containing protein 48-like, whose amino-acid sequence is MSGGQELNLPPGFRFHPTDEELVTHYLCRRCAGAPIAVPIITEIDLYKFDPWQLPKMALYGEKEWYFFSPRDRKYPNGSRPNRAAGSGYWKATGADKPVGTPKPLAIKKALVFYAGKAPKGEKTNWIMHEYRLADVDRSARKKNSLRLDDWVLCRIYNKKGGMEKPAAVDRKPAAMGGYGGGPGAMASSPPEQKPVMGMNANGGGGGAQPFRDFAAYYDRPSDSMPRLHADSSCSEQVLSPEFPAGEVQSQPKISEWERSFASGGDPVNPAAGSMLEPNGGFGGDPLLQDILMYWGKPF